From Pseudodesulfovibrio sp. S3, the proteins below share one genomic window:
- a CDS encoding bile acid:sodium symporter family protein, producing the protein MTLDAILRFIERNFILIALAMSAAALAHPPCFTWIKPHIPLGLGIIMFGMGLTLDFEDFRDILRKWHLVGLGMVLQFAIMPSLAVGIAYALNLPAEAVVGMVVVGACPGGTASNVIAYLARANVPLSVTLTLASTCLAPVLTPAIIYFLLKQQVEIDFWSMAMSVFWIVVFPLMDGLILRRLFRKRLESILRCFPALSIAVITLLVACIIGLNQQTLLAFPVLVLLAVILHNGLGLTAGYGIARLFRCSKRDARTLAIEVGMQNSGLGVALSIKFFGPAMALPGALFSLWHNLSGVTLAKRWRTLSD; encoded by the coding sequence ATGACTCTTGACGCAATACTTCGTTTTATTGAACGGAACTTCATTCTCATCGCCCTGGCCATGTCGGCTGCGGCCTTGGCTCATCCCCCCTGCTTCACCTGGATCAAGCCCCACATCCCCCTGGGACTCGGCATCATTATGTTCGGCATGGGGCTGACCCTTGATTTTGAAGATTTTAGAGATATTCTGCGAAAATGGCATTTGGTGGGACTCGGCATGGTGCTCCAGTTTGCGATCATGCCTTCGCTGGCAGTGGGTATTGCTTATGCCCTGAACCTGCCTGCCGAGGCCGTTGTCGGCATGGTTGTGGTCGGGGCCTGCCCCGGCGGAACCGCGTCCAATGTCATCGCCTATCTGGCCCGTGCCAATGTCCCCCTCTCGGTGACACTGACGCTTGCCTCCACATGTCTTGCCCCGGTTCTGACACCTGCGATCATCTATTTTCTCCTGAAACAACAGGTGGAGATCGATTTTTGGTCAATGGCCATGTCCGTATTCTGGATCGTGGTGTTCCCGTTGATGGACGGCCTTATTCTGCGTCGCCTGTTTCGCAAGCGGCTGGAATCGATTCTGCGTTGTTTTCCGGCTCTTTCCATTGCGGTCATCACTTTGCTTGTCGCGTGTATTATTGGTCTGAACCAACAGACACTGCTGGCTTTTCCTGTTTTGGTACTGCTGGCCGTGATCCTGCACAACGGACTCGGATTGACCGCAGGTTATGGCATTGCCAGGCTTTTCCGGTGTTCGAAACGGGATGCGCGCACCCTTGCCATCGAGGTGGGGATGCAGAATTCCGGGCTTGGCGTGGCACTGTCCATCAAGTTTTTCGGTCCTGCCATGGCCCTGCCGGGTGCACTTTTCAGCTTGTGGCACAATCTCTCCGGCGTCACCTTGGCAAAACGTTGGCGAACCTTGTCCGACTGA
- a CDS encoding DUF4198 domain-containing protein, translated as MKKVTVVAVVLCLVLFASQAFAHFGMLIPSTDELTQESRTVELTLSFSHPFEMVGMDLEKPAEFFVVIDNQDKVNLLDTLKETKVMDHQAWKTSFTPKGPGLYAFVFDPVPYKEDAENNYIRHITKVVVDGYGEGEEWNTPVGLDTEIVPLTRPFGNYAGNVFQGVVMLHGKPAPYTRVEVEYYNQDQKKQAPYERMVTQEVIADGQGVFTFVCPWKGWWGFAGLNADDKPYEGRELEMGAVIWVEMK; from the coding sequence ATGAAAAAAGTGACTGTCGTTGCTGTGGTTCTGTGTTTAGTGCTTTTTGCCAGCCAGGCCTTTGCCCATTTTGGCATGTTGATCCCGAGCACGGACGAACTGACGCAGGAAAGCCGGACTGTTGAGTTGACCTTGTCCTTTTCCCATCCGTTCGAAATGGTGGGTATGGATTTGGAAAAGCCCGCTGAATTTTTCGTTGTCATCGACAACCAGGATAAGGTGAATCTGCTGGATACGCTCAAGGAAACCAAGGTCATGGATCATCAGGCCTGGAAGACGAGCTTCACTCCAAAGGGACCGGGACTGTATGCCTTTGTTTTTGATCCGGTTCCCTACAAGGAAGATGCCGAAAACAATTACATCCGTCACATAACCAAGGTTGTGGTGGACGGGTACGGTGAAGGCGAAGAGTGGAATACCCCTGTAGGCCTGGATACCGAAATCGTGCCCCTGACCCGGCCGTTCGGCAACTATGCCGGTAACGTGTTCCAGGGCGTGGTCATGCTCCACGGCAAGCCCGCTCCCTACACCCGTGTGGAAGTCGAGTATTACAATCAGGATCAGAAGAAGCAGGCGCCCTACGAGCGCATGGTCACGCAGGAAGTGATCGCTGACGGTCAGGGCGTGTTTACCTTTGTCTGTCCCTGGAAGGGGTGGTGGGGTTTTGCCGGTCTGAACGCCGACGACAAGCCGTATGAAGGCCGTGAGCTGGAGATGGGCGCGGTTATCTGGGTGGAAATGAAATAA